The Desulfomicrobium orale DSM 12838 genome includes a window with the following:
- a CDS encoding sigma-70 family RNA polymerase sigma factor — MTTSTAPADMNASRSPEEEFDQPVSVDEEDFMDLEDGEDEPDFMSLEDGDGGQDSEPTGSQVAPLTLAPPARRETGSLDPLQIYLQEIKKFRALEPDEEFSLARRYRDEKEDAAAFTLITSNLRLVVKIAMDFQRRWMKNVLDLIQEGNVGLMKAVQKFDPDKGIKFSYYASFWIKAYILKFIMDNWRMVKIGTTQAQRKLFYNLGKERQRLQAQGYDPDTSTLSRNLHVSESDIIEMGQRLGQHDMSLDMQVGSSDSGFTPMDFIPALEPGIEAQMASDEIHGLLHDNIAAIRDELNEKELDILEERLLADSPVTLREIGDKYGITRERVRQIEARLLQKIKERMSTTIQDFSQEWIEHEE; from the coding sequence ATGACCACATCCACCGCGCCCGCCGACATGAACGCCTCCCGGTCTCCCGAGGAAGAGTTCGACCAGCCCGTCTCCGTGGACGAGGAGGACTTCATGGATCTGGAAGACGGAGAGGACGAGCCGGATTTCATGTCTCTGGAAGACGGAGACGGCGGGCAGGATTCCGAACCCACCGGCTCGCAGGTCGCTCCGCTCACTCTGGCCCCTCCGGCGCGGCGGGAGACGGGCAGCCTCGATCCGCTGCAGATTTATCTTCAGGAAATAAAAAAATTCCGCGCCCTGGAACCCGATGAGGAATTCAGCCTGGCCCGCCGCTACCGCGACGAAAAGGAAGACGCCGCGGCCTTCACCCTGATCACCTCCAATCTGCGGCTGGTGGTCAAGATCGCCATGGATTTCCAGCGCCGCTGGATGAAAAACGTGCTGGACCTGATCCAGGAAGGCAACGTGGGGCTCATGAAGGCCGTACAGAAATTCGACCCGGACAAGGGCATCAAGTTTTCCTACTACGCTTCGTTCTGGATCAAGGCCTACATCCTCAAATTCATCATGGACAACTGGCGCATGGTCAAGATCGGGACCACCCAGGCCCAGCGCAAGCTGTTCTACAATCTGGGCAAGGAGCGCCAGCGGCTGCAGGCCCAGGGCTACGACCCGGACACGTCCACCCTGTCCCGGAACCTGCATGTCTCCGAAAGCGATATCATCGAGATGGGCCAGCGTCTGGGCCAGCACGACATGTCCCTGGACATGCAGGTGGGCTCCTCCGACTCCGGCTTCACCCCCATGGACTTCATCCCGGCTCTGGAACCGGGCATCGAGGCGCAGATGGCCTCGGACGAAATCCACGGTCTTCTGCACGACAACATCGCCGCCATCCGGGACGAGCTGAACGAAAAGGAACTGGACATCCTCGAGGAGCGCCTGCTGGCGGACAGCCCCGTGACCCTGCGCGAGATCGGCGACAAGTACGGCATCACCAGGGAGCGGGTACGCCAGATCGAGGCCCGTCTGCTGCAGAAGATCAAGGAACGGATGTCCACCACCATCCAGGATTTTTCCCAGGAATGGATCGAACATGAAGAATGA